GGCCGTGGGCATCCGGCCCAACACCGAGCTGGCCGAGAAGATGCGCCTGCACTGCCACCGCGGCATCGTGGTCACCGACACCCTGCAGACCGTGACCGATGCGCGCATCTACTCGGTGGGCGAATGCGCGGCCCACCGCGGCATCGCCTACGGGCTGGTGGCCCCTCTCTTCGAGCAGGCCAAGGTCGCGGCCAACCACCTGGCCCAGTTCGGCATCGGGCGCTACCTGGGCTCGCTCACCTCCACCAAGCTCAAGGTCACGGGCATCGACCTCTTCTCGGCCGGCGAGTTCATGGGCGGCGAAGGCACCGAGGAGATCGTCATGAGCGACCCCTTCGGCGGGGTCTACAAGAAACTCGTGATCAAGGACGACAAGCTGGTGGGCGCGTGCCTGTACGGCGACACGGTGGACGGCAGCTGGTACTTCAAGCTCCTGCGCGACGGGCGCAGCGTGCACGACATCCGCGACAAGCTGATGTTCGGCGAATCCAACATCGGCGACACCGGCCACGAGGGCCACAGCAAGGCCGCCAGCATGCCCGACGAGGCCGAGGTGTGCGGCTGCAACGGCGTGACCAAGGGCACCATCTGCAAGGCGATCAAGGAAAAGGGCCTGTTCACGCTGGACGAGGTCAAGAAGCACACCAAGGCCAGCGCCAGCTGCGGCTCCTGCACGGGTCTCGTGGAGCAGATCCTGATGTTCACCGCCGGCGGCGACTACTCGGCCACGCCCAAGAAGAAGGCCGTGTGCGGCTGCACCGACGCGAACCACCAGGAGGTGCGCGAGGCCATCCGGAAGGAACACTACCTCACCCATGACGAGGTCTACCGCAACCTGGGCTGGCGCACGCCCGACGGCTGCGCGACCTGCCGCCCGGCGGTCAACTACTACCTGATCAGCACCTGGCCCAAGGAGGCCCGGGACGATCCGCAGAGCCGCTTCATCAACGAGCGCAGCCACGCCAACATCCAGAAGGACGGCACCTACTCGGTGATCCCGCGCATGTGGGGCGGCCACACCACGCCCGACGAGCTGCGGCGCATCGCGGATGCGGCCGACAAGTACCAGATCCCGACGGTGAAGGTCACGGGCGGCCAGCGCATCGACCTGCTGGGGGTGAAGAAGGAAGACCTGGAGGGCGTGTGGAAGGACATCGGCATGCCCTCGGGCTTTGCGTATGCCAAGAGCCTGCGCACGGTGAAGACCTGCGTGGGCAGCGAGTGGTGCCGCTTCGGCACCCAGGACTCCACCCAGATGGGCAAGGACCTGGAGCGGGCGCTGTGGGCGATGTATTCGCCGCACAAGGTCAAGCTGGCGGTATCGGGCTGCCCGCGCAACTGCGCCGAGGCGGGAATCAAGGACGTGGGCGTGATCGGGGTGGATTCGGGCTGGGAGCTGTATGTGGGGGGCAACGGCGGCATCAAGACGGAGGTGGCGCAGTTCCTGGTGAAGGTGAAGACGGCCCAGGAAGTGATGGAGTACTCGGGCGCGTTCCTGCAGCTGTACCGCGAGGAAGGCTGGTACCTGGAGCGCACGGTGCACTACATCGGGCGGGTCGGGCTGGACTACGTGAAGAAGAAGATCCTCGAAGACACGGAAGGCCGCAAGCAACTGTGGGAGCGGCTGCAGTTCGCGCTGGACGGGGAGCCCGATCCGTGGTTCGCCTCGAGCCAGGCATCGGTGGATGTG
The Variovorax sp. OAS795 genome window above contains:
- the nirB gene encoding nitrite reductase large subunit NirB; translated protein: MHKLKLVMVGNGMAGVRTLEELLKLAPDMYDITVFGAEPHPNYNRILLSPVLAGEQTVDEIVLNSWEWYAENHITLHAGKKVVEVDRVKRIVRAVDAQGGVTEAAYDRLLMCTGSNPFMLPVPGKDLKGVIAYRDIADTDYMIETARTHKNAVVIGGGLLGLEAANGLMLRGMNVTVVHVMPWLMERQLDDVAGKLLQKSLEDRGLKFLIGAQTQELVGNDQGRVSAIRFKDGTEVAADLVVMAVGIRPNTELAEKMRLHCHRGIVVTDTLQTVTDARIYSVGECAAHRGIAYGLVAPLFEQAKVAANHLAQFGIGRYLGSLTSTKLKVTGIDLFSAGEFMGGEGTEEIVMSDPFGGVYKKLVIKDDKLVGACLYGDTVDGSWYFKLLRDGRSVHDIRDKLMFGESNIGDTGHEGHSKAASMPDEAEVCGCNGVTKGTICKAIKEKGLFTLDEVKKHTKASASCGSCTGLVEQILMFTAGGDYSATPKKKAVCGCTDANHQEVREAIRKEHYLTHDEVYRNLGWRTPDGCATCRPAVNYYLISTWPKEARDDPQSRFINERSHANIQKDGTYSVIPRMWGGHTTPDELRRIADAADKYQIPTVKVTGGQRIDLLGVKKEDLEGVWKDIGMPSGFAYAKSLRTVKTCVGSEWCRFGTQDSTQMGKDLERALWAMYSPHKVKLAVSGCPRNCAEAGIKDVGVIGVDSGWELYVGGNGGIKTEVAQFLVKVKTAQEVMEYSGAFLQLYREEGWYLERTVHYIGRVGLDYVKKKILEDTEGRKQLWERLQFALDGEPDPWFASSQASVDVRQFTPLAV